One genomic window of Manihot esculenta cultivar AM560-2 chromosome 16, M.esculenta_v8, whole genome shotgun sequence includes the following:
- the LOC110603636 gene encoding homeobox protein knotted-1-like 3 isoform X1: MAFHHNLSQDLPLHHFSSEQTQQQQQQNIPESNAAPNWLNTALLRTQQPQPPSHSHFTDTNFLNLHTTSTTNSDSTASQNPTQWLSRSSSILNRNHSDVIDDVTAATAADSIIVGTISHESPDLKTNTNNNSGTMNNKSEGGVVESGGGGEGVVNWQNARYKAEILSHPLYDQLLSAHVACLRIATPVDQLPRIDAQLAQSQHVVAKYSALGGGTQGLAGDEKELDQFMTHYFLLLCSFKEQLQQHVRVHAMEAVMACWEIEQSLQSLTGVSPGEGTGATMSDDDEDQVDSDANLFDPSLDGSDAMGFGPLIPTESERSLMERVRQELKHELKQGYKEKIADIREEILRKRRAGKLPGDTTSVLKSWWQSHSKWPYPTEEDKARLVQETGLQLKQINNWFINQRKRNWHSNPSTSTVLKSKRKRSNAGDSSGDRFM; encoded by the exons ATGGCGTTTCATCACAATCTTTCTCAAGACCTTCCTCTTCACCATTTCTCTTCTGAACAAACCCAACAGCAACAGCAACAAAATATACCCGAAAGCAACGCCGCACCTAATTGGCTCAACACTGCTCTCCTCCGTACCCAACAACCACAACCACCATCTCACTCTCACTTCACCGATACTAATTTTTTAAACCTTCATACCACTTCTACTACCAACTCCGATTCTACTGCTTCTCAGAATCCTACCCAATGGCTCTCCCGCTCTTCCTCTATACTCAACCGTAACCACAGCGATGTTATCGATGATGTCACCGCTGCAACCGCCGCTGACTCCATCATCGTGGGTACTATTTCCCATGAATCACCTGATTTGAAAACCAACACAAATAACAACAGTGGGACCATGAACAACAAGAGCGAAGGAGGGGTGGTTGAGAGTGGTGGAGGAGGGGAGGGTGTCGTTAACTGGCAGAATGCGAGGTACAAGGCAGAGATACTGTCTCACCCGTTGTATGACCAGTTGTTGTCGGCACACGTGGCTTGTTTGCGAATCGCCACTCCGGTGGATCAGTTGCCAAGGATTGACGCCCAGCTTGCCCAGTCACAGCACGTAGTGGCTAAATACTCCGCCCTCGGTGGCGGGACTCAGGGCTTGGCCGGTGATGAAAAGGAGCTTGATCAGTTCATG ACACATTACTTTCTGTTGCTTTGTTCTTTTAAAGAACAATTGCAGCAACATGTTCGAGTCCATGCAATGGAAGCAGTAATGGCCTGCTGGGAGATAGAGCAGTCTCTGCAAAGCTTAACTG GGGTTTCTCCTGGTGAAGGAACAGGTGCAACAATgtctgatgatgatgaagaccAAGTTGATAGTGATGCAAATTTGTTTGATCCAAGTTTGGACGGTTCAGATGCCATGGGATTTGGTCCCCTTATCCCAACAGAGAGTGAGAGATCTTTAATGGAGAGGGTGAGGCAAGAACTGAAGCATGAATTAAAGCAG GGTTACAAAGAGAAAATTGCTGACATTAGAGAGGAAATTTTGCGCAAGAGAAGAGCAGGAAAGTTACCTGGTGACACAACCTCTGTTTTGAAATCTTGGTGGCAATCACATTCCAAGTGGCCATATCCTACT GAGGAAGATAAGGCAAGATTGGTACAAGAAACAGGCTTGCAACTAAAGCAGATAAATAATTGGTTCATCAACCAGCGGAAGAGAAACTGGCACAGCAATCCTTCAACTTCAACAGTCTTGAAAAGCAAACGCAAAAG AAGTAATGCAGGTGATAGCAGTGGTGATCGTTTCATGTAA
- the LOC110603636 gene encoding homeobox protein knotted-1-like 3 isoform X2, whose protein sequence is MAFHHNLSQDLPLHHFSSEQTQQQQQQNIPESNAAPNWLNTALLRTQQPQPPSHSHFTDTNFLNLHTTSTTNSDSTASQNPTQWLSRSSSILNRNHSDVIDDVTAATAADSIIVGTISHESPDLKTNTNNNSGTMNNKSEGGVVESGGGGEGVVNWQNARYKAEILSHPLYDQLLSAHVACLRIATPVDQLPRIDAQLAQSQHVVAKYSALGGGTQGLAGDEKELDQFMTHYFLLLCSFKEQLQQHVRVHAMEAVMACWEIEQSLQSLTGVSPGEGTGATMSDDDEDQVDSDANLFDPSLDGSDAMGFGPLIPTESERSLMERVRQELKHELKQGYKEKIADIREEILRKRRAGKLPGDTTSVLKSWWQSHSKWPYPTEEDKARLVQETGLQLKQINNWFINQRKRNWHSNPSTSTVLKSKRKSNAGDSSGDRFM, encoded by the exons ATGGCGTTTCATCACAATCTTTCTCAAGACCTTCCTCTTCACCATTTCTCTTCTGAACAAACCCAACAGCAACAGCAACAAAATATACCCGAAAGCAACGCCGCACCTAATTGGCTCAACACTGCTCTCCTCCGTACCCAACAACCACAACCACCATCTCACTCTCACTTCACCGATACTAATTTTTTAAACCTTCATACCACTTCTACTACCAACTCCGATTCTACTGCTTCTCAGAATCCTACCCAATGGCTCTCCCGCTCTTCCTCTATACTCAACCGTAACCACAGCGATGTTATCGATGATGTCACCGCTGCAACCGCCGCTGACTCCATCATCGTGGGTACTATTTCCCATGAATCACCTGATTTGAAAACCAACACAAATAACAACAGTGGGACCATGAACAACAAGAGCGAAGGAGGGGTGGTTGAGAGTGGTGGAGGAGGGGAGGGTGTCGTTAACTGGCAGAATGCGAGGTACAAGGCAGAGATACTGTCTCACCCGTTGTATGACCAGTTGTTGTCGGCACACGTGGCTTGTTTGCGAATCGCCACTCCGGTGGATCAGTTGCCAAGGATTGACGCCCAGCTTGCCCAGTCACAGCACGTAGTGGCTAAATACTCCGCCCTCGGTGGCGGGACTCAGGGCTTGGCCGGTGATGAAAAGGAGCTTGATCAGTTCATG ACACATTACTTTCTGTTGCTTTGTTCTTTTAAAGAACAATTGCAGCAACATGTTCGAGTCCATGCAATGGAAGCAGTAATGGCCTGCTGGGAGATAGAGCAGTCTCTGCAAAGCTTAACTG GGGTTTCTCCTGGTGAAGGAACAGGTGCAACAATgtctgatgatgatgaagaccAAGTTGATAGTGATGCAAATTTGTTTGATCCAAGTTTGGACGGTTCAGATGCCATGGGATTTGGTCCCCTTATCCCAACAGAGAGTGAGAGATCTTTAATGGAGAGGGTGAGGCAAGAACTGAAGCATGAATTAAAGCAG GGTTACAAAGAGAAAATTGCTGACATTAGAGAGGAAATTTTGCGCAAGAGAAGAGCAGGAAAGTTACCTGGTGACACAACCTCTGTTTTGAAATCTTGGTGGCAATCACATTCCAAGTGGCCATATCCTACT GAGGAAGATAAGGCAAGATTGGTACAAGAAACAGGCTTGCAACTAAAGCAGATAAATAATTGGTTCATCAACCAGCGGAAGAGAAACTGGCACAGCAATCCTTCAACTTCAACAGTCTTGAAAAGCAAACGCAAAAG TAATGCAGGTGATAGCAGTGGTGATCGTTTCATGTAA
- the LOC110603636 gene encoding homeobox protein knotted-1-like 3 isoform X3, translating to MAFHHNLSQDLPLHHFSSEQTQQQQQQNIPESNAAPNWLNTALLRTQQPQPPSHSHFTDTNFLNLHTTSTTNSDSTASQNPTQWLSRSSSILNRNHSDVIDDVTAATAADSIIVGTISHESPDLKTNTNNNSGTMNNKSEGGVVESGGGGEGVVNWQNARYKAEILSHPLYDQLLSAHVACLRIATPVDQLPRIDAQLAQSQHVVAKYSALGGGTQGLAGDEKELDQFMTHYFLLLCSFKEQLQQHVRVHAMEAVMACWEIEQSLQSLTGVSPGEGTGATMSDDDEDQVDSDANLFDPSLDGSDAMGFGPLIPTESERSLMERVRQELKHELKQGYKEKIADIREEILRKRRAGKLPGDTTSVLKSWWQSHSKWPYPTEEDKARLVQETGLQLKQINNWFINQRKRNWHSNPSTSTVLKSKRKR from the exons ATGGCGTTTCATCACAATCTTTCTCAAGACCTTCCTCTTCACCATTTCTCTTCTGAACAAACCCAACAGCAACAGCAACAAAATATACCCGAAAGCAACGCCGCACCTAATTGGCTCAACACTGCTCTCCTCCGTACCCAACAACCACAACCACCATCTCACTCTCACTTCACCGATACTAATTTTTTAAACCTTCATACCACTTCTACTACCAACTCCGATTCTACTGCTTCTCAGAATCCTACCCAATGGCTCTCCCGCTCTTCCTCTATACTCAACCGTAACCACAGCGATGTTATCGATGATGTCACCGCTGCAACCGCCGCTGACTCCATCATCGTGGGTACTATTTCCCATGAATCACCTGATTTGAAAACCAACACAAATAACAACAGTGGGACCATGAACAACAAGAGCGAAGGAGGGGTGGTTGAGAGTGGTGGAGGAGGGGAGGGTGTCGTTAACTGGCAGAATGCGAGGTACAAGGCAGAGATACTGTCTCACCCGTTGTATGACCAGTTGTTGTCGGCACACGTGGCTTGTTTGCGAATCGCCACTCCGGTGGATCAGTTGCCAAGGATTGACGCCCAGCTTGCCCAGTCACAGCACGTAGTGGCTAAATACTCCGCCCTCGGTGGCGGGACTCAGGGCTTGGCCGGTGATGAAAAGGAGCTTGATCAGTTCATG ACACATTACTTTCTGTTGCTTTGTTCTTTTAAAGAACAATTGCAGCAACATGTTCGAGTCCATGCAATGGAAGCAGTAATGGCCTGCTGGGAGATAGAGCAGTCTCTGCAAAGCTTAACTG GGGTTTCTCCTGGTGAAGGAACAGGTGCAACAATgtctgatgatgatgaagaccAAGTTGATAGTGATGCAAATTTGTTTGATCCAAGTTTGGACGGTTCAGATGCCATGGGATTTGGTCCCCTTATCCCAACAGAGAGTGAGAGATCTTTAATGGAGAGGGTGAGGCAAGAACTGAAGCATGAATTAAAGCAG GGTTACAAAGAGAAAATTGCTGACATTAGAGAGGAAATTTTGCGCAAGAGAAGAGCAGGAAAGTTACCTGGTGACACAACCTCTGTTTTGAAATCTTGGTGGCAATCACATTCCAAGTGGCCATATCCTACT GAGGAAGATAAGGCAAGATTGGTACAAGAAACAGGCTTGCAACTAAAGCAGATAAATAATTGGTTCATCAACCAGCGGAAGAGAAACTGGCACAGCAATCCTTCAACTTCAACAGTCTTGAAAAGCAAACGCAAAAG GTGA
- the LOC110603908 gene encoding trafficking protein particle complex II-specific subunit 120 homolog: MEPDVSIETSCMIRVAVLPIGPVPPNILRDYYSMFLRYHTISLSSISSFYTEHQKSPFANQPWDNGSLRFKFILGGSPPSPWEDFQSNRKILAIIGVCHCPSSPDLDSVVDQFTAACKSYASALVTRCFFCPCDSQLEDGAKKGEKLKLFPPADRQTLDIHLQTMMQEIAASLLMDFEKWVLQAESAGTILKTPLDSQASLCSEEVIKAKKRRLARAQKTMGDYCLMAGSPVDANAHYSTALELARLTADFFWYAGALEGSVCALLIDQMGQKDAVFEDEVRCRYSSVISHYKKSFTPDNAQRVSPLSFGLEATLKLARFLCRRGITKDVVELLTCAANGAKSLIDASDRLILYVDIARLFGSLGYQRKAAFFSRQVAQLYIQQENSLAAISAMQVLAMTTKAYHVQSRASFNHPRSSEEIGSSCADNWKMHHPSVVSLFESQWSTLQMVVLREILLSAIRAGDPLAAWSAAARLLRSYYPLITPAGQYGLASALNNSAQRLPSGARCADPALPFVRLYSFPFHPCQMDIIKRNPGREDWWAASAPSGPFIYTPFSKGEPNDSSKLELTWIVGEPVHVLVELANPCGFDLRVDSVCLSVHSGNFDAFPVAVDLPPNSSKVIILSGIPTSVGSVTIPGCIVHCFGVITEHLFRDVDNLLLGAAQGLVLSDPFRCCGSPKLRNVLVPNISVVPPLPLLVSHVIGGDGSIVLYEGEIRDVWISLANAGMAPVEEAHISLSGKNQDSVVSIAYETLKSALPLKPGTEVILPVTLKAWQLGPIDPDITGSKLASGSIRRKDGSSPTLLIHYAGPSIDSGDPPKKESVFPPGRRLVVPLHICVLQGLSFVKACLLSMEIPAHVGLNLPKPVCVGNNGSKEAIGSKSKMDGLVKIDPFRGSWGLRFLELELANPTDVVFEICVSVQLANCEDKLDNLSAIEDAAESSYPKTRIDRDYSARVLIPLEHFKLPILEGSFSIKDLQPDGACRSSSFSEKNAKDELNASIKNLISRIKLRWYSGQNSFGELNVKDAIHAALQTSVLDVLLPDPLTFGFRLIRNNVPEESAMHHDSRSEDSVNVHDMTPMEVIVRNNTREIIRMSLSVTCRDVAGENCIEGTKATLLWAGVLNGIAMEVPPLKESKHSFSLHFLIPGEYTLVAAAVIEEVNDILRTRAKTDSVDEPIFCRGPPFHVRVIGTG, encoded by the exons ATGGAGCCAGACGTAAGCATCGAGACATCCTGCATGATCCGCGTCGCAGTCCTCCCTATCGGTCCTGTCCCGCCCAACATCCTGCGCGACTATTACTCCATGTTCCTGCGTTACCACACGATTTCTCTCTCCTCCATCAGTTCCTTCTACACTGAGCACCAGAAATCCCCCTTTGCCAATCAGCCATGGGACAACGGCTCTCTTCGATTCAAGTTCATACTCGGAGGCTCCCCTCCCAGTCCATGGGAGGATTTCCAGTCAAATCGCAAGATCCTCGCCATTATCGGCGTCTGCCACTGCCCCTCCTCGCCTGATCTTGACTCTGTCGTCGATCAATTTACCGCTGCGTGTAAAAGTTATGCCTCTGCGCTTGTGACGCGGTGTTTCTTTTGCCCCTGCGATTCTCAG CTGGAGGATGGTGCAAAAAAGGGAGAGAAACTAAAATTGTTTCCTCCGGCAGACCGCCAAACGCTGGATATCCACTTGCAAACTATGATGCAAGAAATTGCCGCTTCATTGTTAATGGACTTCGAGAAGTGGGTTCTACAGGCTGAATCTGCTGGAACTATTCTCAAGACGCCTTTAGATTCTCAAGCCAGTCTATGCTCAGAGGAG GTGATCAAAGCCAAAAAGAGAAGACTGGCTCGTGCGCAGAAGACAATGGGGGATTACTGTTTGATGGCGGGGTCACCTGTTGATGCGAATGCCCACTATTCCACTGCCTTAGAATTAGCTAGATTGACTGCGGATTTCTTCTGGTATGCTGGGGCTTTGGAGGGTAGCGTTTGTGCATTGCTG ATAGATCAAATGGGCCAAAAGGATGCAGTTTTTGAGGATGAGGTCAGGTGTCGCTACAGTAGTGTGATATCACATTACAAAAAGTCGTTTACACCAGACAATGCGCAAAG AGTTTCACCTTTAAGCTTTGGACTTGAAGCTACTCTGAAATTGGCAAGATTCCTTTGTAG aagAGGAATCACTAAGGATGTGGTGGAGTTGCTAACCTGTGCTGCGAATGGTGCGAAATCCTTGATTGATGCCAGCGATAGACTCATATTGTATGTTGACATAGCTCGCTTATTTGGGTCTCTCGGTTATCAGAGGAAAGCTGCCTTTTTCTCAAGGCAAGTGGCACAGTTGTATATACAACAAGAAAATAGCTTGGCAGCTATCAGTGCTATGCAAGTTTTGGCAATGACTACAAAAGCCTATCATGTTCAGAGTAGAGCGTCCTTCAATCATCCTCGTTCAAGT GAGGAGATTGGATCAAGCTGTGCTGATAATTGGAAAATGCATCACCCATCAGTAGTCTCTTTATTCGAATCTCAGTGGAGCACTCTGCAGATGGTTGTACTGAGGGAGATACTTCTGTCTGCCATTCGTGCAGGAGATCCCCTTGCTGCATGGAGTGCTGCTGCACGGTTACTAAGATCATATTACCCTCTAATCACGCCAGCTGGACAGTATGGCCTTGCTAGTGCACTTAATAATTCAGCTCAGAGGTTGCCTTCCGGAGCTCGCTGTGCTGACCCCGCCTTGCCTTTTGTAAG GTTATATTCCTTTCCATTCCATCCCTGTCAAATGGACATTATAAAACGCAATCCAGGAAGAGAAGACTGGTGGGCCGCATCTGCACCTTCAGGGCCTTTTATTTACACCCCATTCAGCAAAGGGGAGCCAAATGACAGCAGCAAGCTGGAGCTGACATGGATTGTTGGAGAACCAGTCCATGTCTTGGTGGAGTTGGCAAACCCCTGTGGCTTTGATTTAAGGGTTGATAGTGTATGCCTATCTGTTCATTCAGGAAATTTTGATGCTTTTCCTGTTGCTGTAGATCTTCCACCTAATTCATCAAAGGTGATCATCTTATCTGGAATCCCCACGTCTGTGGGGTCGGTGACAATTCCAGGATGTATTGTTCACTGTTTTGGTGTTATAACTGAACACCTTTTCAGGGATGTTGATAATCTGCTTCTTGGTGCAGCACAAGGACTTGTGCTTTCTGACCCTTTCAGATGTTGTGGATCTCCAAAGTTGAGAAATGTGTTGGTTCCAAATATTTCTGTTGTACCTCCACTGCCATTATTAGTTTCTCATGTTATAGGTGGTGATGGTTCAATAGTTTTATATGAAGGTGAAATACGTGATGTCTGGATTAGTCTGGCTAATGCTGGCATGGctccagttgaagaagcacatATCTCACTCTCTGGTAAAAACCAGGATTCTGTTGTTTCAATAGCATATGAAACCTTAAAATCTGCACTTCCTTTGAAGCCTGGTACAGAAGTGATCCTACCTGTGACATTGAAAGCCTGGCAGCTTGGACCGATAGACCCTGATATTACTGGGAGTAAACTTGCCTCTGGAAGTATCAGGAGGAAGGACGGTAGCAGCCCCACATTGTTGATTCATTATGCTG GGCCATCGATCGACTCTGGAGATCCTCCAAAAAAAGAATCTGTTTTTCCTCCTGGTAGACGCCTGGTAGTTCCCTTGCACATTTGTGTTCTGCAAGGTTTGTCTTTTGTAAAAGCTTGCTTACTTTCAATGGAAATTCCTGCACATGTTGGCCTAAATCTTCCAAAACCAGTTTGTGTTGGGAATAATGGTAGTAAAGAAGCTATTGGTTCAAAAAGCAAGATGGATGGATTGGTAAAAATTGATCCATTCAGAGGAAGTTGGGGGCTACGTTTTCTTGAATTAGAATTGGCTAATCCAACTGATGTTGTGTTTGAAATTTGCGTTTCTGTTCAGCTTGCCAACTGTGAGGATAAGTTGGATAACCTTTCTGCTATTGAAGATGCTGCTGAATCCAGTTATCCAAAAACAAGAATTGATAGGGATTACTCTGCAAGGGTATTAATACCACTGGAGCATTTCAAGTTACCCATTCTTGAAGGTTCCTTTTCCATTAAGGATCTTCAGCCTGATGGTGCTTGCAGAAGTTCAAGCTTCTCAGAAAAGAATGCTAAGGATGAATTAAATGCTTCAATTAAGAATCTCATTTCCAGGATAAAGTTGAGGTGGTATTCAGGACAGAACAGCTTTGGAGAACTGAATGTGAAGGATGCCATACATGCAGCGCTTCAGACATCTGTTTTGGATGTATTGTTGCCGGACCCATTGACATTTGGCTTCAGGCTTATTAGAAATAATGTCCCAGAAGAATCTGCCATGCACCATGACTCCAGGTCTGAAGATTCTGTAAATGTTCATGACATGACACCGATGGAGGTCATAGTTCGCAACAACACTAGGGAAATCATTAGGATGAGTCTTAGCGTTACGTGCAGGGATGTGGCTGGAGAGAATTGCATCGAGGGTACGAAGGCCACTCTCCTATGGGCTG GTGTTCTGAATGGGATTGCCATGGAGGTTCCCCCACTTAAAGAATCTAAGCATTCTTTCTCGTTGCATTTTCTCATCCCTGGGGAGTACACTCTAGTAGCTGCTGCTGTGATTGAAGAGGTGAATGATATCCTCAGAACCCGTGCAAAAACTGATTCAGTTGATGAGCCGATATTCTGTCGAGGTCCCCCATTCCATGTACGTGTTATTGGAACTGGTTGA
- the LOC110603959 gene encoding uncharacterized protein LOC110603959 isoform X1, whose product MVKDEWIRAAMTDDRVVVELLVRLKQEAAQVKPQAVIPLRWGLRLPRSKPATAASMRYEVVCRRKEGDSSARCSPTTPLSWSGGGGASPSATADGFEETSPHVICSTPGARSKVFFSVTATGETASTTTKKSRRKKTFAELKEEESVLLKERMHLKKELATINATFKEQIERNENLKRLKIDLSLQFAKTSSSLSDLLDKAICNQPCKREPSSPNHISSMSNMHAQDDDNTESDSCERQETVSNHDRSFLLPDLNMMPSEDPHSETLPVLR is encoded by the exons ATGGTGAAGGACGAGTGGATAAGGGCTGCGATGACGGATGACAGAGTGGTCGTGGAGCTGCTGGTGCGGCTGAAGCAAGAAGCGGCGCAGGTGAAACCTCAGGCGGTGATTCCACTTAGGTGGGGGTTACGACTTCCGAGGTCCAAACCAGCTACAGCTGCATCCATGCGATATGAGGTGGTTTGTaggaggaaagaaggagattcTTCTGCTAGATGTAGTCCAACCACGCCGCTTTCATGGAGCGGTGGTGGCGGCGCTTCCCCCTCAGCCACCGCTGACGGCTTCGAAGAGACTAGTCCTCATGTCATCTGTTCTACTCCTGGCGCTAGATCCAAGGTTTTTTTCTCG GTTACTGCTACTGGTGAAACAGCTAGCAccaccaccaagaagtcgagaAGAAAGAAG ACGTTTGCTGAACTTAAAGAAGAGGAGAGTGTTCTGTTGAAAGAAAGGATGCATCTCAAAAAG GAATTAGCAACCATAAATGCCACATTTAAGGAACAGATAGAAAGAAATGAGAATTTAAAGCGATTGAAG ATTGATTTGAGTTTGCAATTTGCAAAGACCTCAAGTTCACTCTCTGATTTACTGGACAAAGCAATTTGCAACCAGCCCTGTAAGAGAGAACCCTCTTCTCCCAACCACATTAGTTCAATGTCGAATATGCATGCTCAAGATGATGACAACACTGAGTCGGATTCTTGTGAAAGACAAGAGACAGTTTCAAACCATGATAGATCCTTCTTGTTACCTGATTTAAATATGATGCCATCTGAGGATCCTCACTCTGAAACTCTTCCTGTACTGAGATGA
- the LOC110603959 gene encoding uncharacterized protein LOC110603959 isoform X2 produces the protein MVKDEWIRAAMTDDRVVVELLVRLKQEAAQVKPQAVIPLRWGLRLPRSKPATAASMRYEVVCRRKEGDSSARCSPTTPLSWSGGGGASPSATADGFEETSPHVICSTPGARSKVTATGETASTTTKKSRRKKTFAELKEEESVLLKERMHLKKELATINATFKEQIERNENLKRLKIDLSLQFAKTSSSLSDLLDKAICNQPCKREPSSPNHISSMSNMHAQDDDNTESDSCERQETVSNHDRSFLLPDLNMMPSEDPHSETLPVLR, from the exons ATGGTGAAGGACGAGTGGATAAGGGCTGCGATGACGGATGACAGAGTGGTCGTGGAGCTGCTGGTGCGGCTGAAGCAAGAAGCGGCGCAGGTGAAACCTCAGGCGGTGATTCCACTTAGGTGGGGGTTACGACTTCCGAGGTCCAAACCAGCTACAGCTGCATCCATGCGATATGAGGTGGTTTGTaggaggaaagaaggagattcTTCTGCTAGATGTAGTCCAACCACGCCGCTTTCATGGAGCGGTGGTGGCGGCGCTTCCCCCTCAGCCACCGCTGACGGCTTCGAAGAGACTAGTCCTCATGTCATCTGTTCTACTCCTGGCGCTAGATCCAAG GTTACTGCTACTGGTGAAACAGCTAGCAccaccaccaagaagtcgagaAGAAAGAAG ACGTTTGCTGAACTTAAAGAAGAGGAGAGTGTTCTGTTGAAAGAAAGGATGCATCTCAAAAAG GAATTAGCAACCATAAATGCCACATTTAAGGAACAGATAGAAAGAAATGAGAATTTAAAGCGATTGAAG ATTGATTTGAGTTTGCAATTTGCAAAGACCTCAAGTTCACTCTCTGATTTACTGGACAAAGCAATTTGCAACCAGCCCTGTAAGAGAGAACCCTCTTCTCCCAACCACATTAGTTCAATGTCGAATATGCATGCTCAAGATGATGACAACACTGAGTCGGATTCTTGTGAAAGACAAGAGACAGTTTCAAACCATGATAGATCCTTCTTGTTACCTGATTTAAATATGATGCCATCTGAGGATCCTCACTCTGAAACTCTTCCTGTACTGAGATGA